A single region of the Lotus japonicus ecotype B-129 chromosome 4, LjGifu_v1.2 genome encodes:
- the LOC130712665 gene encoding uncharacterized protein LOC130712665 — protein MKNKSEMNNHAQDVDQVFLTPDAFPSFSQMQYMYASPTQNTPWTVLTYCSPLGMHTGSSSNLSNTDNGSSHGVGSSTPPKQGSISDQSIILTSSVGTSTSRRHQSKSSLIIPSTIIEQVSRRSFGNDSEDMEQGSISNPSNSDNGSSLGVGSSTQPQQSSISDQSTILTPSVASSTSRRRQRKSTLRIPSTIIEQVSRRSFSFNSEDMEHGETSTLPDNQTTERHSQLYAKAETTEVFYLGDASYVCSNCQSIMWYEERVVKSDHSKIPKFNICCMKGKITLPFLRKPPQLLYNLMNEIDDRYKNFKENIRAYNSLFSFTSLGGKVESGINDGNGPPQFILSGQNYHRIGSLIPPEGAPPKFAQLYIYDTQNESSNRMKYFWYFVNYLQIFKQKLYLEVMVADAKFLLSFFTSVQVQGKVHLILP, from the exons ATGAAGAACAAATCTGAAATGAATAATCACGCACAAG ACGTTGATCAAGTTTTTTTAACTCCAGATGCATTTCCGAGCTTTTCCCAAATGCAATATATGTATGCTAGCCCAACTCAAAATACACCGTGGACTGTATTAACCTATTGTTCTCCTTTAG gTATGCATACAGGAAGTAGTTCAAATCTGTCCAATACCGATAACGGTTCATCACATGGAGTTG GATCATCTACACCACCTAAACAAGGTTCCATTTCAGATCAAAGTATCATACTTACATCATCAGTTGGAACTAGCACCTCACGTAGACATCAAAGCAAAAGTAGCTTGATAATACCTTCTACTATTATTGAACAAGTTTCAAGAAGGAGTTTTGGTAATGATTCAGAAGACATGGAGCAAG GCAGTATTTCAAATCCGTCCAATTCAGATAATGGTTCATCGCTTGGAGTTG GATCATCTACACAACCACAACAAAGTTCCATTTCAGATCAAAGTACCATACTGACACCATCAGTTGCTTCTAGCACCTCACGTAGACGTCAAAGGAAAAGTACCTTGAGAATTCCTTCTACTATTATTGAACAAGTTTCAAGAAGGAGTTTCAGCTTCAATTCAGAAGACATGGAGCACGGTGAGACGAGTACATTACCTGATAACCAAACTACAGAAAGGCATTCACAATTGTATGCAAAGGCTGAAACGACAG AGGTGTTTTATTTGGGTGATGCATCTTATGTATGCTCTAATTGTCAATCTATTATGTGGTATGAAGAGAGGGTAGTTAAATCTGATCATAGCAAAATTCCAAAATTCAATATTTGCTGCATGAAAGGAAAAATTACACTTCCATTCCTAAGAAAACCTCCTCAGCTACTATATAATTTGATGAATGAGATAGATGATAGATACAAGAATTTCAAGGAGAATATCAGAGCGTACAACAGTTTATTTTCGTTCACTTCACTTGGAGGCAAGGTAGAATCAGGTATAAATGATGGAAATGGCCCTCCTCAGTTTATACTAAGTGGTCAAAATTATCATCGGATTGGAAGTCTGATACCTCCTGAAGGAGCTCCTCCTAAGTTTGCTCAACTCTATATATATGACACTCAGAATGAGTCTTCAAATAGAATGAAATATTTCTGGTATTTTGtgaattatttacaaatttttAAACAAAAACTATACCTTGAAGTTATGGTTGCTGATGCTAAATTCTTACTTTCATTTTTTACATCAGTTCAAGTACAAGGAAAAGTCCACTTGATCCTTCCTTAG